From the Excalfactoria chinensis isolate bCotChi1 chromosome 1, bCotChi1.hap2, whole genome shotgun sequence genome, one window contains:
- the VSTM5 gene encoding V-set and transmembrane domain-containing protein 5 codes for MRPLRGCRRRGAIVGTVTLCLAAGWALQTPGGVSLIVPQPNINATVAQNILLSVEYSCRGIATVEWKHVSSWGTTKIVEWKSGSYINISTGYKDRVTTFENGSIQLLNVGMRDAGYYFITVTEEYGTNTYGTIILNVYEIIYEDLHFVAVLFAFLAAVSAILICFMWLCNKSLYLFQKKTHKLTASTTEEIELETIEC; via the exons ATGAGACCTTTGCGGGGCTGTCGGAGACGCGGTGCCATCGTGGGGACCGTCACCCTCTGCCTGGCGGCCGGCTGGGCTCTGCAGA ctCCTGGAGGGGTGTCCTTAATTGTCCCGCAGCCCAACATTAATGCAACCGTGGCACAAAATATCCTCCTCTCTGTTGAGTACTCCTGTAGAGGCATTGCCACTGTGGAGTGGAAACATGTATCGAGCTGGGGCACCACCAAGATTGTGGAGTGGAAAAGTGGGAGTTACATCAACATCTCCACCGGCTATAAGGACAGAGTGACTACATTTGAAAATGGCTCTATACAGCTTCTGAACGTGGGCATGAGAGATGCTGGCTACTATTTTATCACAGTCACGGAGGAGTACGGAACCAACACCTACGGCACCATCATACTCAATGTTTACG AGATTATCTATGAAGATTTACATTTCGTGGCGgtgctctttgcatttcttgctGCGGTATCCGCCATTTTGATCTGCTTCATGTGGCTGTGTAACAAATCCCTGTACCTATTCCAGAAGAAGACACATAAGCTAACAG CAAGTACAACTGAAGAAATTGAATTGGAAACCATTGAGTGTTAG